The genomic DNA CGGGATATAAATCGTCTGGTTATCAGACTGGCGGGTGAATGGCAGACCGCAGATGCCACGCGCGTCGTTACCGGACTGTAAATCGACCAGCATGCTGGCGGTCAGTTGATTGTCCGGATCGTAAAAGGCACGCAGACGCGGGTCGAGCAGACCTTCCGGCACCTCATCGTCGTCGGTCAGCGGGAACCATTTTTCGTTGGGATAGTGAACGAAAGGACCATTGGCAAGGGTTTCGCCCAGCCAGAAGTCGGCAAAGAAATAGTTAGTGGAGAGACGCTCAAAATATTCACCGAGGGCGGACGCGAGAGCGGCTTTTTTCGTCGCCCCTTTACCGTTAGTGAAGCACAGGGCGCACTCTTTGTCGCGAATGTGCACGGACCAGACGTGCGGTACCGGATTCAGCCACGAGGCCTCTTCAATGTCAAAGCCCAGATCGAGCAGTTTTTGCTGAAAGCGAGCGATGGAATCTTCCAGCGCGGCATCTTTGCCGGGAATAAATGTTTGAGTCATGGCGATCACTTAGTTCGTACGTAAAGCGCGCAATGATACGGGTTTTGCCTGACAGGCGCTATCTTCGCGGCGCTACCGACGAAAATAAACAACCAGGCTACGCTTAACAGCAATCACAGGCGAGACGGGAGAGAAAATGAAAGCATTTGACTGGCAAAGAATGGCGCTGGACAAAGTGCCGTTCGACTTTCTCTGGGAAGTGGCGTTGCGCAGCGTCTATACCTTCATACTGGTGTTTATCTTCCTCAAAATCACCGGTCGGCGCGGCGTTCGCCAGATGTCGTTGTTTGAAGTGTTGATCATCCTGACACTGGGGTCGGCGGCGGGGGACGTGGCGTTTTATGACGACGTCCCGATGCTGCCGGTGCTGGTGGTGTTTGTTTCTCTGGCGTTGCTGTACCGGCTGGTGATGTGGCTGATGTCGCGCAGCGAAAAACTGGAGGATTTGCTGGAAGGGAAACCGGTGGTCGTCATCGAAAACGGACAACTGGCGTGGGAAAAACTGAACGCCGAAAATTTAACCGAATTTGAGTTCTTCATGGAACTGCGGCTGCGTGGTGTCGAGCAACTAGGGCAGGTTCGCCTGGCGATCATGGAAACCAACGGCCAGGTTAGTGTCTATTACTACCCTGACGATGAGGTAAAAAAAGGTCTGACGATTTTGCCGGAATACTGCAATGAGCGGTTTACCGTCATGCCCGAACAGAATGACTACGCCTGTGTACGTTGCAGCGCCGTCCGGCAAATGTACGCCGGTGATAAGCTGGTATGCCCACGCTGCGGACATCCGGAATGGTCGAAGGCGAGTAAAGCTGTTCGGGTGACCTGATAGCCATTTTGTCGGTTTTTTACCACCGGGCTGGTGGATCCTGTTGTGTGAAGCCGGCCACATTTCCCCGACCATCGCTATTAGCCATTGCGGCGCGTGTCACTGAATGATAAAACCGATATCCACAGGATTTTTTTATGGCAAATTAGCGTGGTGAGGGGAAATGAGTCAGGTCTACAATTTTAGCTCTGGTCCGGCAATGTTACCGGCCGAGGTACTTAAACAGGCGCAACAGGAACTGTGTGACTGGCAAGGCTTAGGTACATCGGTGATGGAAGTCAGCCATCGCGGAAAAGAATTTATTCAGGTCGCGGAAGAGGCAGAAAAGGATTTTCGCGATCTGCTGAACATCCCCTCCAGTTATAAAGTTTTGTTCTGTCACGGCGGCGGCCGCGGGCAGTTTGCCGGTATTCCGCTGAACCTGCTGGGTGATAAAACCACTGCGGACTACGTTGATGCAGGCTACTGGGCGGCAAGCGCTGTCAAAGAAGCGAAGAAATACTGCACGCCGAATGTCATTGATGCCAAAGTGACCGTTGATGGTCTGCGCGCCGTGAAGCCAATGCGTGAATGGCAGCTCAGCGATAACGCCGCCTATCTGCATTATTGTCCGAATGAAACCATTGATGGCATCGCCATTCATGAAACGCCTGACTTCGGTAACGCCATCGTCACGGCGGATTTCTCTTCTTCTATTCTGTCTCATCCGCTTGATGTGAGCCGCTATGGCGCCATCTATGCGGGGGCGCAGAAAAACATTGGCCCGGCGGGGCTGACGCTGGTGATCGTGCGGGAAGATCTGCTGGGCAAAGCGCAGACCGCATGCCCGTCGATCCTCGACTACACCGTGCTCAGCAACAATGACTCTATGTTCAACACGCCGCCGACCTTTGCCTGGTATCTGGCGGGGCTGGTGTTCAAATGGTTGAAAAAGCAGGGCGGTGTTGCGGCGATGAACAGCATCAACCAGCAAAAAGCGGAACTGCTGTACAGCATCATTGACCGCAGCGATTTTTACCGCAACGACGTGTCACCCGCTAACCGTTCGCGCATGAACATTCCGTTCCAGCTCGCCGACAGCGCGCTCGACAAACTGTTCCTTGAGGAGTCGTTTGCTGCAGGCCTTCACGCGCTGAAAGGTCACCGTGTCGTGGGCGGTATGCGTGCCTCTATTTATAACGCGATGCCGCTGGAAGGCGTAAAAGCGCTGACCGACTTCATGCAGGATTTCGAACGTCGTCGCGGTTAACCGGACTGCCTTTTCACCCCCGTAGCCTCGCTGCGGGGTTTTTATTGACCTGTTTTTGAGAGTTGAGTTTCATGGAATCCCTGACGTTACAACCCATCGCGCGGGTGGATGGCACCATCAATCTGCCAGGTTCGAAAAGCGTTTCGAATCGCGCCTTGCTGCTGGCTGCATTAGCCAATGGCACCACCGTGCTGACCAATTTGCTGGACAGCGACGACGTGCGCCACATGCTGAATGCCCTGAGTGCGCTGGGAGTTCATTACACGCTTTCTGCTGACCGTACCCGCTGCGAAGTAACGGGCAACGGTGGACCATTGCGAACCGATCGCGCGCTGGAGCTTTTTCTCGGTAATGCCGGAACGGCGATGCGCCCGCTGGCGGCCGCGCTCTGTCTGGGGTGCCACGACGCGGTAGTGCTGACTGGCGAACCGCGCATGAAAGAGCGCCCGATTGGTCATCTGGTTGATGCACTGCGCCAGGGCGGGGCGGAGATCGACTATCTCGAACAAGAAAATTATCCGCCGCTGCGCCTGCGCGGTGGCTTCACTGGCGGTAACGTTGAGGTTGACGGTAGCGTTTCCAGCCAGTTCCTGACGGCGTTACTGATGACGGCACCGCTGGCGCCACAGGACACGACCATCACTATTAAAGGTGAACTGGTCTCGAAACCGTACATCGATATCACGCTGCACCTGATGAAAACCTTCGGCGTGGAGGTTGAAAACCAGAATTATCAGCGCTTTGTTGTGCGCGGCGGGCAACAATATCAATCTCCGGGCGCATATCTGGTGGAGGGCGATGCGTCCTCTGCGTCCTATTTTCTTGCTGCTGCCGCCATCAAAGGCGGAACGGTGAAAGTCACCGGCATTGGCCGCAACAGTGTGCAGGGTGATATCCGTTTCGCTGACGTGCTGGAAAAAATGGGCGCTACTATCACCTGGGGGGATGATTTCATTCTCTGCACGCGAGGCGAGCTGCACGCCATTGATATGGATATGAACCATATTCCGGATGCGGCGATGACCATCGCCACTACAGCGTTGTTTGCCAATGGCACGACGACGCTGCGCAACATTTATAACTGGCGCGTGAAGGAAACGGATCGCCTGTATGCGATGGCAACGGAGCTGCGCAAGGTGGGTGCCGAAGTGGAAGAGGGCGAGGATTATATTCGCGTGACGCCACCGGTTGAACTGACTTTCGCCGAGATTGGCACCTATAACGATCATCGTATGGCGATGTGTTTCTCGCTGGTGGCGTTGTCCGATACGCCGGTCACCATTCTCGATCCGAAATGTACCGCCAAGACCTTCCCGGACTACTTCGACCAGCTGGCGCGTATCAGTACGCCAGCGTAATCGCTCCCTCCCTCAGCGCCGACCCTAGGGTCGGCGTTTTCATGTCTGCTTCTGAACTTTTTTGCCTCTTCGCCGGGTGCTATCTTCACCGCTGTTTCAACCTGTTGATTTATATATTTTAATTATGGTTATCAGTGGATGATATATATGAAGAATACAAAACTCGCACTGGCGCTCACGTTCGGCGCCGTCTTGCTGGCAGGGTGTAAAAACGGCGTCAACGGTGATCTGATTGCCAGCTCAGGAATGTCTGCCTACAACGCCATGACGCTGTCTGATGCGGACGTCAAATCGCTCAGCAACAGTAGTTGCAAACAGATGGACAGCGAAAACCAACTGGCGGGCGCTTCCAGCAAATATTCAAAACGACTGAAAAAAATCGCCAAAGCGCTGGGCAGTAACATTGATGGCACCGCGGTTAACTACAAGGTCTATCTGACCCGCGACGTCAACGCCTGGGCCATGGCTAATGGCTGCGTGCGTGTCTATTCGGGCCTGATGGATATGATGTCCGACAACGAAATCGAAGGGGTGCTGGGTCACGAACTGGGTCACGTTTCGTTGGGGCATTCCCGTAAAGCGATGCAAACAGCGTATGCCACGCTCGCTGCCCGAGATGCAATCTCTGCCACCAGCGGCGTTGCAGCACAGCTTTCGCAATCTCAGCTGGGTGATTTAGCGGAAGGCGTGATTAATTCCGCCTTTTCCCGCAGCCAGGAATCCGATGCCGACGATTTCTCCTATGACCTGCTGAAAAAGCGCGGTATTAAGCGAGAGGGGTTAGTCAGTGCATTCGATAAATTCGCGACCATGGATGCCGGACGCGCCAAATCCCTGATGGATTCCCACCCCACCTCTGCTGATCGTGCACAGCATATTCGCGATCGCATTGCCGAAGATAAATAAAAGTAAAACTTGTCATCTTTTGGGCTGGCGCGGCGTCAGCCCACTATACTTGCTTAATTCTCATACAATTCGCTACCGGTCGTCTGCATTTTGCACGCAGTAGTAACGGTCTGGTGCTTTGGCGAGTATAATGCGCGGCGTTTATGTAACTATGCCTTGCTGAAGGAGAAAAAGATGACGGCAATCGCCCCGGTAATCACCATTGATGGGCCAAGCGGTGCAGGTAAAGGAACCTTGTGCAAGGCCATGGCGGAAGCATTACAGTGGCATCTGTTAGATTCAGGCGCGATATATCGCGTACTGGCATTGGCGGCATTACATCATCATGTGGATGTGGCATCAGAAGAAGCGTTAGTCCCGCTGGCGGCGCACCTGGATGTCCGGTTTGTCTCCACTGACGGCAATCTGGAAGTGATCCTCGAAGGCGAAGACGTCAGCGGCGAAATTCGCACGCAAGAGGTGGCAAATGCCGCGTCGCAAGTGGCAGCATTTCCGCGTGTACGTGAGGCGTTGCTGCGTCGTCAGCGCGCGTTTCGCGAAGCTCCGGGTCTGATTGCTGACGGCCGGGATATGGGAACCGTCGTTTTTCCTGATGCGCCGGTGAAAATTTTCCTTGACGCCTCATCGGAAGAGCGGGCACACCGCCGTATGCTGCAGTTGCAGGAGAAGGGCTTTAGTGTTAACTTTGAGCGCCTTTTGGCAGAGATAAAGGAACGTGATGATCGTGACCGCAACCGTGCGGTGGCGCCTCTGGTTCCTGCGGCCGATGCTTTAGTGCTGGATTCCACACGATTAAGCATTGAGCAAGTGATTGAAAAAGCGTTACAATACGCGCGCCAAAAACTGGCCTCCGCCGCGTAACCGGCGAGACGCCTCAGAATTCTTGCAGTACCCCCGCAGCAATGGAGTGTTAGCGGGTATGTGAAACAACCCCATCCGGCATGAAGCCAGGTGGACGTTAATATTAACCTGAAGATTAAACATGACTGAATCTTTTGCTCAACTTTTTGAAGAATCCTTAAAAGAAATCGAAACCCGCCCGGGTTCCATCGTTCGTGGCGTTGTTGTTGCTATCGATAAAGATGTCGTACTGGTTGACGCTGGTCTGAAATCTGAATCCGCCATCCCGGCAGAGCAGTTCAGAAACGCCCAGGGCGAGCTGGAAATCCAGGTCGGTGACGAAGTTGACGTTGCTCTGGATGCAGTAGAAGACGGCTTCGGTGAAACACTGCTGTCCCGTGAGAAAGCGAAACGTCACGAAGCCTGGATCACGCTGGAAAAAGCTTACGAAGACGCTGAAACTGTTACCGGTGTTATCAACGGCAAAGTTAAGGGTGGCTTCACTGTTGAGCTGAACGGTATTCGCGCGTTCCTGCCGGGCTCCCTGGTAGATGTACGTCCGGTCCGTGATACTCTGCACCTGGAAGGCAAAGAGCTTGAATTCAAAGTGATCAAGCTGGATCAGAAACGCAACAACGTTGTTGTTTCTCGCCGTGCAGTTATCGAATCTGAAAACAGCGCAGAGCGCGATCAACTGCTGGAAAACCTGCAGGAAGGCATGGAAGTTAAAGGTATCGTTAAGAACCTCACTGACTACGGTGCATTCGTTGATCTGGGTGGCGTTGACGGCCTGCTGCACATCACTGATATGGCCTGGAAACGCGTTAAGCATCCGAGCGAAATCGTGAACGTGGGCGACGAAATCACTGTTAAAGTGCTGAAGTTCGACCGCGAGCGTACCCGTGTTTCCCTCGGCCTGAAACAGCTGGGCGAAGATCCGTGGGTTGCTATCGCTAAGCGTTACCCGGAAGGTACCAAACTGACTGGTCGCGTGACCAACCTGACCGACTACGGCTGCTTCGTTGAAATCGAAGAAGGCGTTGAAGGCCTGGTTCACGTTTCCGAAATGGACTGGACCAACAAAAACATCCACCCGTCCAAAGTTGTTAACGTTGGCGATGTTGTGGAAGTTATGGTTCTGGACATCGACGAAGAACGTCGTCGTATCTCCCTGGGTCTGAAGCAGTGCAAATCTAACCCGTGGCAGCAGTTCGCGGAAACCCACAACAAGGGCGACCGTGTTGAAGGTAAAATCAAGTCTATCACTGACTTCGGTATCTTCATCGGCCTGGACGGCGGCATCGACGGCCTGGTTCACCTGTCTGACATCTCCTGGAACGTTGCAGGCGAAGAAGCAGTTCGTGAATACAAAAAAGGCGACGAAATCGCGGCAGTTGTTCTGCAGGTTGACGCAGAGCGCGAGCGTATCTCCCTGGGCGTTAAGCAACTGGCAGAAGATCCGTTCAACAACTGGGTTGCACTGAACAAGAAAGGCGCCATCGTAAACGGTAAAGTGACTGCAGTTGACGCGAAAGGCGCAACCGTAGAACTGGCCGACGGTGTTGAAGGTTACCTGCGTGCTTCTGAAGCTTCCCGTGACCGCGTTGAAGATGCGACTCTGGTTCTGAACGTGGGCGATGACGTTGAAGCTAAGTTCACCGGTGTTGACCGTAAGAACCGCGCAATCAGCCTGTCTGTCCGTGCGAAAGACGAAGCTGACGAGAAAGATGCCATCGCTTCTGTTAACAACAAACAGGAAGAAGGCAACTTCTCTAACGCAATGGCTGAAGCTTTCAAAGCAGCTAAAGGCGAGTAAGTTACTCTGAAACTTCGGGCGTAACCGCCTGAAGTCTAATGAGTAGACTTGACAGATTGCAGGTTTCGTCCTGTAATCAACAACAAAGGGCGGCTACGGCCGCCCTTGTTTAAGCTGATAGCCAACTTTCCTGAAAGGAAACCGGAGGAATCATGACCAAGTCAGAGCTTATTGAAAGACTTGCAAGCCAGCAATCTCACATCCCTGCGAAAGCGGTTGAAGATGCTGTGAAAGAGATGCTGGAACACATGGCTACGACCCTGGCCCAGGGCGAGCGCATTGAAATCCGCGGTTTTGGCAGCTTCTCTTTGCACTATCGTGCACCACGCACCGGGCGTAACCCTAAAACAGGTGATAAAGTGGATCTGGAAGGTAAATACGTTCCGCACTTTAAACCGGGTAAAGAATTACGCGACCGCGCCAATATTTACGGCAGCTGAGTTAAGTATTAACCCGGCTGGAAAAAAGCACCTTAGGGTGCTTTTTTTATTGCCTGCTTTCGGCGCGCTGGAATCCTCCTCGCAAAATCGCTGCGGTGTTAGTGCAACGCCATCCTCTCCTTACAGCGCTCACCGCATTGCCGAAAATCACATCCTGACAGCCATTCCCGTTCTGCGTCACACTCGTGAAAAACAGAGGGGTGTTGATGCGTTTACCACAAGTCGCCTGGTGTGTCGTTCTCGGGATCTTCCCGCTGGTTTGGTTGCCCTGGTTACCAGATTTACTGCTGATAAAGGGCATTATTGTGCTGGCGGTTTTGCTGCTCTTTATTCGCACGCCTGGGGTAAGGGTTATCGCGTTGACGCTATTGTTCTTCTGTTGGGGGTGTCTTGCAGCGCACCAGACGTTGTGGCCGGTTGATCTCCTGACGGGGAAAAATCAACAGGCAGACATCGTCATCACTGCCACCGACGGGCAAACCACGCATCAGGGGAAGATAATTCGCCTGAACGGTAAGCGGCAATTTCCCGCTATCGCGGTTTCGCTCTATGGCAACTATCTGCCGCAACCCGCCTGTGCCGGGCAACGCTGGAACATGACAATCCGCATGCGGCCCATCCACGGACAGCTCAATGAAGGTGGGTTCGACAGCCAACGTACGGCGCTTGCCCGGCATATGGCAATCTCAGGCCGATTCCTGTCGGCGACGGCGCTGAGCACCTCATGCAGCTGGCGCGCACGCTATCTGGCATCGCTGACGGCAAGCCTTGCGGATCTTCCGTGGCAGCCTGTTATTCTGGCGCTCGGCGCTGGTGAGCGGATGGCGCTTCCGGTAGAGGTGAAACGCCTGCTGCAACAAACCGGCACATCACACCTGATGGCCATTTCCGGCTTACATATCGCGTTGGTGGCCTCGCTGGGCTGGCTGCTGGTTCGCGCCCTGCAGTTTTTTCTGCCATGCCGCTACATCAACTGGCGAGCACCGTTACTGGCGGGCTTCGGCTGCGCGCTCTGTTATGCGCTGTTTACCGGGTTACAACCGCCCGCGCTACGCACTATCGCCGCACTGGCTGTCCTCTACAGTTTACGACTCCGCGGACGACACTGGTCACCGTGCTCGGTCTGGATTTGCTGTGTTGGCGCGATACTCTTTACCGATCCGTTGGCGGTCCTCTCCCAGAGTTTGTGGCTGTCTGCTTTCGCGGTCGCCACGCTTATCTTCTGGTATCAGTGGATGCCTTTTCCCGCCCTGACGTTACCGCCATGGAGCCGGTGGCTGGCGGGTCTGTTGCATCTGCAACTGGGGTTAATGCTGCTGTTGATGCCGTTGCAGGTGGTGCTGTTTCATGGCATCAGCTTAAGCTCGATGGTGGCGAATCTGGTGGCGGTGCCTGTCGTTACTTTTGCGGTTGTGCCATTGATTCTTGCCGGTATGTTGCTGCACCTTATCGGGCCCGTCGTTGCCGAAACCGGCATAGGGTTACTGACTGATCGCCTGCTGGCGCTGTTGTTCGGTTTTCTTGCCCGTTTGCCCGATGGCTGGCTGGATCTTGATGCAAGGTGGTTGCCCGCCACAATGTTACCGTGGCTCGCTCTGATCGCCTGGAAACTGCGTGGCTGGAAATCTGCGCCAGCGCTGTGTCTGGTCGCGATTGTCGTGCTGACGTTTCCACTCTGGTCACAGAAAAAAACGGATGAATGGCGCGTGACGATGCTGGACGTCGGACAAGGGCTGGCGGTGGTTATCGATCGTCATGATAAAGCTATTCTGTATGACACCGGGCTGGCGTGGCCGGGCGGTGACAGCGGGCAACAACTCATTATTCCCTGGCTCCGCTGGCATCATCTGCAGCCGGAAGGGATTATCCTCAGTCACGAGCATCTCGATCATCGCGGCGGGCTGGACTCGCTCACCCGGGCCTGGCCGCAGGCGTGGATCCGCAGTCCGCTGGGGTGGGGCGGTCATCAGTCCTGTTTTCGTGGCGATCACTGGCAATGGGAAGGGCTGACGTTCCGTGTGCTATGGCCGCTAGCGGGAACACAAACGCAGGGGAACAATCGCTCCTGTGTCGTTCGGGTGGACGACGGCAAATTCAGTGTTTTATTGACCGGAGATATTGAATTATCAGCCGAATTTTCCATGCTCAGCCATTACTGGCAACATCTTACGTCTACACTTATTCAGGTGCCTCATCATGGCAGCAGCACCTCTTCTGGCGTGGCGCTGTTGCAGCGAGTCGGCGGGCAGGCGGCGCTGGCATCGGCCTCCCGCTATAACGCCTGGCGATTACCGTCGGAAAAAATAGTGAAACGCTACCGCCAGCAGGGTTATCAATGGTTCGATACGCCTCATCAGGGGCAACTTTCCGTGCTGTTTCAGCGCGACAACTGGCAAATCCGTAGCTTACGAGATCAAATTTTACCTCGCTGGTATCATCAGTGGTTTGGCGTGTCTCGTGATAACGGGTAGAATATGCGGCTATTTCAACATAAGCTGGTTTTTTGAATGCAGAACGACAAAGATCTCTCCACGTGGCAGACCTTCCGCCGACTCTGGCCAATGATTGCGCCATTTAAAGCAGGGCTGATCGTGGCGGGTGTTGCGTTAGTCCTCAACGCAGCCAGCGATACCTTCATGCTATCGCTTCTTAAACCGTTACTGGATGATGGTTTTGGTAAAACGGATCGCTCAGTGCTGCTGTGGATGCCACTGGTCGTGATCGGGCTGATGATCCTTCGTGGCATAACCAGCTATATCTCAAGCTACTGCATCTCATGGGTATCGGGAAAAGTGGTGATGACCATGCGTCGGCGACTTTTCAGCCACATGATGGGCATGCCAGTGTCGTTTTTCGACAAGCAATCCACCGGGACACTGCTGTCACGCATCACTTATGACTCTGAGCAGGTGGCGTCGTCGTCTTCCAGCGCGCTGATTACCGTCGTGCGCGAAGGCGCGTCGATCATCGGCCTGTTCGCGATGATGTTCTGGTACAGCTGGCAGTTGTCAGTGATCCTCATCGTGCTGGCGCCGATTGTGTCTATCGCCATTCGCGTCGTATCGAAGCGTTTTCGTAACATCAGCAAAAACATGCAGAATACGATGGGTCAGGTAACGACCAGCGCAGAACAGATGCTGAAAGGGCACAAAGAAGTGTTGATGTTTGGCGGCCAGGCTGTCGAAACCAAACGCTTCGATAAGGTCAGCAATAAAATGCGTCTGCAGGGGATGAAAATGGTCTCTGCATCCTCAATTTCCGACCCGATCATTCAGCTCATCGCCTCGCTGGCGCTGGCGTTCGTGCTGTATGCCGCGAGCTTCCCGAGCGTCATGGAAACCCTGACCGCCGGTACTATTACTGTCGTGTTCTCGTCGATGATTGCTCTGATGCGCCCGCTGAAGTCGCTGACTAACGTCAACGCACAGTTCCAGCGCGGGATGGCCGCCTGCCAGACGCTGTTTGCCATTCTCGACAGTGAGCAGGAAAAAGATGAAGGTACCCGTGTAATTGAGCGTGCTGAGGGGAATGTGGAGTTCCGCAATGTCTCCTTTACCTACCCGGGCCGTGAAACAGCTGCGCTGCGCGACATCAACCTGAACATTCCGCAAGGAAAAACCGTGGCTCTGGTCGGGCGTTCGGGGTCAGGGAAATCAACCATTGCCAGCCTTATCACCCGTTTTTACGATATTGATGAAGGCCAAATCCTGCTCGACGGACATGATCTGCGCGAATACAAACTGACCTCTCTGCGTGATCAGGTCGCGCTGGTTTCTCAGAATGTGCATCTGTTTAACGATACGGTCGCCAACAACATCGCCTACGCCCGTACTGAAGAGTACAGCCGTGAGCAGATCGAACAGGCCGCGCGCATGGCGTACGCCATGGACTTTATCAATAAGATGGAGAACGGTCTCGACACCATCATCGGTGAAAACGGCGTGATGCTCTCCGGTGGTCAGCGCCAACGTATCGCTATCGCCCGAGCATTGCTGCGTGACAGCCCGATCCTGATACTCGATGAAGCCACCTCCGCGCTGGATACCGAATCGGAACGCGCGATTCAGGCGGCGCTGGATGAACTGCAGAAAAACCGCACTTCACTGGTTATCGCGCACCGTCTCTCCACCATTGAACAGGCTGATGAAATCGTGGTGGTGGAAGACGGCCGCATCGTCGAGCGCGGCAGTCATGCCGATCTGCTGGCCCACCGTGGCGTTTACGCCCAACTGCATAAGATGCAATTCGGCGAATGATTTCACGCATCTGGTCCGGCGAATCTCCGCTCTGGCGGCTGCTGTTACCGCTCTCCTGGCTCTACGGCCTGGTGAGCGGGCTCATTCGTCTGAGCTATCGTCTGGGGCTGAAATCGTCCTGGCGTGCGCCGGTACCGGTGGCCATTGTCGGAAACCTGACTGCAGGCGGCAACGGTAAAACGCCGGTAGTCATCTGGCTGGTCGAGCAGCTCAGCCAGCGCGGCATTCGTGTTGGCGTGGTGTCGCGCGGTTATGGCGGCAAAGCGGCCCGCTATCCATTACTCCTTTCTGAAA from Trabulsiella odontotermitis includes the following:
- a CDS encoding ComEC family protein; translated protein: MRLPQVAWCVVLGIFPLVWLPWLPDLLLIKGIIVLAVLLLFIRTPGVRVIALTLLFFCWGCLAAHQTLWPVDLLTGKNQQADIVITATDGQTTHQGKIIRLNGKRQFPAIAVSLYGNYLPQPACAGQRWNMTIRMRPIHGQLNEGGFDSQRTALARHMAISGRFLSATALSTSCSWRARYLASLTASLADLPWQPVILALGAGERMALPVEVKRLLQQTGTSHLMAISGLHIALVASLGWLLVRALQFFLPCRYINWRAPLLAGFGCALCYALFTGLQPPALRTIAALAVLYSLRLRGRHWSPCSVWICCVGAILFTDPLAVLSQSLWLSAFAVATLIFWYQWMPFPALTLPPWSRWLAGLLHLQLGLMLLLMPLQVVLFHGISLSSMVANLVAVPVVTFAVVPLILAGMLLHLIGPVVAETGIGLLTDRLLALLFGFLARLPDGWLDLDARWLPATMLPWLALIAWKLRGWKSAPALCLVAIVVLTFPLWSQKKTDEWRVTMLDVGQGLAVVIDRHDKAILYDTGLAWPGGDSGQQLIIPWLRWHHLQPEGIILSHEHLDHRGGLDSLTRAWPQAWIRSPLGWGGHQSCFRGDHWQWEGLTFRVLWPLAGTQTQGNNRSCVVRVDDGKFSVLLTGDIELSAEFSMLSHYWQHLTSTLIQVPHHGSSTSSGVALLQRVGGQAALASASRYNAWRLPSEKIVKRYRQQGYQWFDTPHQGQLSVLFQRDNWQIRSLRDQILPRWYHQWFGVSRDNG
- the ihfB gene encoding integration host factor subunit beta, encoding MTKSELIERLASQQSHIPAKAVEDAVKEMLEHMATTLAQGERIEIRGFGSFSLHYRAPRTGRNPKTGDKVDLEGKYVPHFKPGKELRDRANIYGS
- the serC gene encoding 3-phosphoserine/phosphohydroxythreonine transaminase → MSQVYNFSSGPAMLPAEVLKQAQQELCDWQGLGTSVMEVSHRGKEFIQVAEEAEKDFRDLLNIPSSYKVLFCHGGGRGQFAGIPLNLLGDKTTADYVDAGYWAASAVKEAKKYCTPNVIDAKVTVDGLRAVKPMREWQLSDNAAYLHYCPNETIDGIAIHETPDFGNAIVTADFSSSILSHPLDVSRYGAIYAGAQKNIGPAGLTLVIVREDLLGKAQTACPSILDYTVLSNNDSMFNTPPTFAWYLAGLVFKWLKKQGGVAAMNSINQQKAELLYSIIDRSDFYRNDVSPANRSRMNIPFQLADSALDKLFLEESFAAGLHALKGHRVVGGMRASIYNAMPLEGVKALTDFMQDFERRRG
- a CDS encoding DUF421 domain-containing protein — encoded protein: MKAFDWQRMALDKVPFDFLWEVALRSVYTFILVFIFLKITGRRGVRQMSLFEVLIILTLGSAAGDVAFYDDVPMLPVLVVFVSLALLYRLVMWLMSRSEKLEDLLEGKPVVVIENGQLAWEKLNAENLTEFEFFMELRLRGVEQLGQVRLAIMETNGQVSVYYYPDDEVKKGLTILPEYCNERFTVMPEQNDYACVRCSAVRQMYAGDKLVCPRCGHPEWSKASKAVRVT
- the aroA gene encoding 3-phosphoshikimate 1-carboxyvinyltransferase encodes the protein MESLTLQPIARVDGTINLPGSKSVSNRALLLAALANGTTVLTNLLDSDDVRHMLNALSALGVHYTLSADRTRCEVTGNGGPLRTDRALELFLGNAGTAMRPLAAALCLGCHDAVVLTGEPRMKERPIGHLVDALRQGGAEIDYLEQENYPPLRLRGGFTGGNVEVDGSVSSQFLTALLMTAPLAPQDTTITIKGELVSKPYIDITLHLMKTFGVEVENQNYQRFVVRGGQQYQSPGAYLVEGDASSASYFLAAAAIKGGTVKVTGIGRNSVQGDIRFADVLEKMGATITWGDDFILCTRGELHAIDMDMNHIPDAAMTIATTALFANGTTTLRNIYNWRVKETDRLYAMATELRKVGAEVEEGEDYIRVTPPVELTFAEIGTYNDHRMAMCFSLVALSDTPVTILDPKCTAKTFPDYFDQLARISTPA
- a CDS encoding M48 family metallopeptidase, producing the protein MKNTKLALALTFGAVLLAGCKNGVNGDLIASSGMSAYNAMTLSDADVKSLSNSSCKQMDSENQLAGASSKYSKRLKKIAKALGSNIDGTAVNYKVYLTRDVNAWAMANGCVRVYSGLMDMMSDNEIEGVLGHELGHVSLGHSRKAMQTAYATLAARDAISATSGVAAQLSQSQLGDLAEGVINSAFSRSQESDADDFSYDLLKKRGIKREGLVSAFDKFATMDAGRAKSLMDSHPTSADRAQHIRDRIAEDK
- the rpsA gene encoding 30S ribosomal protein S1, which codes for MTESFAQLFEESLKEIETRPGSIVRGVVVAIDKDVVLVDAGLKSESAIPAEQFRNAQGELEIQVGDEVDVALDAVEDGFGETLLSREKAKRHEAWITLEKAYEDAETVTGVINGKVKGGFTVELNGIRAFLPGSLVDVRPVRDTLHLEGKELEFKVIKLDQKRNNVVVSRRAVIESENSAERDQLLENLQEGMEVKGIVKNLTDYGAFVDLGGVDGLLHITDMAWKRVKHPSEIVNVGDEITVKVLKFDRERTRVSLGLKQLGEDPWVAIAKRYPEGTKLTGRVTNLTDYGCFVEIEEGVEGLVHVSEMDWTNKNIHPSKVVNVGDVVEVMVLDIDEERRRISLGLKQCKSNPWQQFAETHNKGDRVEGKIKSITDFGIFIGLDGGIDGLVHLSDISWNVAGEEAVREYKKGDEIAAVVLQVDAERERISLGVKQLAEDPFNNWVALNKKGAIVNGKVTAVDAKGATVELADGVEGYLRASEASRDRVEDATLVLNVGDDVEAKFTGVDRKNRAISLSVRAKDEADEKDAIASVNNKQEEGNFSNAMAEAFKAAKGE
- the cmk gene encoding (d)CMP kinase, which gives rise to MTAIAPVITIDGPSGAGKGTLCKAMAEALQWHLLDSGAIYRVLALAALHHHVDVASEEALVPLAAHLDVRFVSTDGNLEVILEGEDVSGEIRTQEVANAASQVAAFPRVREALLRRQRAFREAPGLIADGRDMGTVVFPDAPVKIFLDASSEERAHRRMLQLQEKGFSVNFERLLAEIKERDDRDRNRAVAPLVPAADALVLDSTRLSIEQVIEKALQYARQKLASAA